CCCGCGCTGGTCGCTCGGGAGCTGGGGCTTGCTCGCCCCACTGAAAACTCGATTGATGCAACCGCGAGCCGGGATGTCGTGGCAGAGTTCGCGTTCATTACCGCGCAGCTTGGTATCGACATTTCGCGACTCAGCGAAGAGATCATTCTGTGGAACACGCGCGAGTTCGATTTCGTGCAGCTCGATGACGCATATTCCACGGGCTCGTCGATCATGCCCCAGAAGAAGAACCCCGACATCGCTGAGCTTGCTCGAGGCAAGTCTGGTCGCCTCATTGGTAACCTCACGGGCCTGCTTGCCACGCTCAAGGCCCTGCCGCTCGCGTATAACCGCGATCTTCAGGAAGACAAAGAGCCCGTGTTCGACTCCGTCGAGACTCTCGAAGTGCTCTTGCCAGCGTTCACTGGCATGGTGGCAACGTTGCGCTTCAACACGGAGCGCATGGCCGAGCTTGCACCTCAGGGTTTCTCCCTGGCGACGGATGTTGCTGACTGGCTCGTGCGCCAGCATGTTCCGTTCCGTGAGGCTCACGAAATCAGCGGTTCCCTCGTGCGTTTCTGTGAAGACAACTCGCTCGAACTTCACGAACCGACCGATGACGACTACGCCGCCATTTCACCTCACCTCACGGGCGATGTGCGCGCGGTTCTTACGGTGGAGGGTTCTGTATCGAGCCGTGCCGGCGTCGGCGGAACGGCTCCCGTGCGCGTTGCGGAGCAGCGCGCCGAGCTCACC
This portion of the Salinibacterium sp. NK8237 genome encodes:
- the argH gene encoding argininosuccinate lyase produces the protein MAQSAETGEGQLWGARFASGPSPELARLSKSTHFDWQLAQYDLAGSRAHAVALATAGYLDDVELETMTDALTSLSAAVADGSFTALESEEDVHAALERGLIERAGAEVGGKLRAGRSRNDQIATLVRMYLLDHAGAIAAMVVDLIDAIVAQAEKHDAAIMPGRTHLQHAQPVLLAHHLLAHAWPLVRTLERLRDWKVRASTSPYGSGALAGSTLGLDPALVARELGLARPTENSIDATASRDVVAEFAFITAQLGIDISRLSEEIILWNTREFDFVQLDDAYSTGSSIMPQKKNPDIAELARGKSGRLIGNLTGLLATLKALPLAYNRDLQEDKEPVFDSVETLEVLLPAFTGMVATLRFNTERMAELAPQGFSLATDVADWLVRQHVPFREAHEISGSLVRFCEDNSLELHEPTDDDYAAISPHLTGDVRAVLTVEGSVSSRAGVGGTAPVRVAEQRAELTERVRVLAAALDPQVIR